Proteins from a single region of Anastrepha ludens isolate Willacy chromosome 5, idAnaLude1.1, whole genome shotgun sequence:
- the LOC128863354 gene encoding uncharacterized protein LOC128863354 translates to MAKTIDYDFNFPNITAVGKFKLSDLLDLRNILGLRSDFKAQGDFNIGFENLRLNGSFRYDLPIIFGSFRIHDLQMTLSLESVSFQLQGVINSKSITNRLNNLLEQQVLIQFNKYKSIISWLAAHTLETQVNRLLFGKKIWYLTRLAIMKSPDKDAAVPLEQ, encoded by the coding sequence ATGGCTAAGACGATCGATTATGATTTCAATTTCCCTAACATTACCGCTGTAGGAAAATTTAAGCTTAGCGACTTGCTTGATCTGCGCAATATCTTGGGTTTACGTTCAGACTTCAAGGCACAGGGTGACTTTAATATTGGCTTCGAAAATTTGCGCTTAAATGGCTCGTTCCGTTATGATTTGCCCATAATATTTGGCTCATTTCGCATTCATGACCTACAAATGACTTTGAGCTTAGAGAGCGTAAGTTTCCAATTGCAAGGTGTCATAAATTCTAAGTCCATAACAAATCGGCTTAATAATCTGCTCGAGCAGCAGgtgttaattcaatttaataagtATAAAAGTATTATAAGCTGGCTGGCAGCGCACACATTAGAGACACAGGTTAATCGTCTGTTGTTCGGCAAGAAGATTTGGTATTTAACTCGTTTGGCAATTATGAAATCGCCCGATAAGGATGCAGCTGTTCCACTTGAGCAATAA
- the LOC128863718 gene encoding uncharacterized protein LOC128863718, with amino-acid sequence MKTAIIFLAIVAFATAGQDTNLLADRSLSTTVEQILVDIRDQMPCGFPSKGIPPLAPLKIPHKKVNIDTESLKLQGVVDNFRLNGLNEFEIDEMKINAITSKVTFRLIFSNVNVDTQYDLSAILKKAGFTINLVGNGQAKFAVKNIDISGTIKYSLGILSGKLKLKTLSISTHIGEVESDIQGVLGTAGINEKMNEMLEEVVQLAVNENEETITETIESIALPKVNNFLNDNSIFDLVNSGSSGEKVECIPPSDN; translated from the exons ATGAAAACCGCAATCATTTTCTTGGCCATTGTGGCCTTCGCGACAGCCGGACAAGACACTAATTTACTTG CTGATCGCTCCCTCTCCACCACAGTCGAACAAATTCTTGTGGACATTCGTGATCAGATGCCATGCGGTTTCCCTAGTAAGGGTATTCCACCACTCGCTCCACTCAAGATCCCACACAAAAAGGTCAACATCGATACCGAGTCTTTGAAATTGCAAGGtgttgtggacaacttccgctTGAATGGCTTGAACGAGTTCGAAATCGATGAGATGAAAATTAATGCGATCACCAGCAAAGTAACCTTCCGcttaattttcagcaatgtgAACGTTGACACCCAATACGATTTGAGTGCGATTTTGAAGAAAGCCGGTTTTACTATTAATTTGGTTGGTAATGGGCAAGCTAAATTCGCTGTCAAAAATATCGATATTTCGGGTACCATCAAATACTCGCTGGGTATTTTAAGTGGCAAATTGAAGCTGAAGACTTTGTCCATTAGTACGCACATTGGCGAGGTGGAGTCTGATATTCAGGGTGTTTTGGGTACAGCTGGCATAAACGAGAAGATGAACGAGATGTTGGAGGAAGTGGTGCAACTTGCCGTCAATGAGAACGAAGAAACTATTACAGAAACTATTGAGTCGATTGCTTTACCAAAAGTGAACAACTTCCTAAATGACAATTCTATCTTCGATTTGGTCAACAGTGGTAGTAGTGGTGAAAAGGTGGAGTGTATCCCTCCTTCAGATAATTAA
- the LOC128864087 gene encoding uncharacterized protein LOC128864087: MKFLIVMLAFVAVATSYEFQERLGVYDRSISSQMVTFIEGIRAQMPCGFPGLGLGPLSPARLSHREIGLNSDGLAFEGEIHDFILYGLDDFDIVNFKVSVLLSKVTFEFHWHKVHLVTNYKMDVNTGRQMKLGRSGGAKLAIEDLIVVGSAKYSMIGKLRLKEFKISATIGDVTSEIENLSSIKIINKKFNQIIEEWIMLAVNENTEEMEQLSNKYVVPLANDLIGDATLADIIALVIGNGSGSGSGSGGDDEERTECIPQGNERALDDGTKVEY, from the exons ATGAAGTTCCTGATAGTGATGTTGGCGTTTGTGGCGGTGGCCACCAGTTACGAGTTTCAGGAGCGTTTGGGCG TTTACGATCGTTCCATATCCAGCCAAATGGTCACCTTCATTGAGGGCATCCGCGCACAAATGCCATGCGGCTTCCCAGGGCTCGGCTTGGGTCCATTGTCTCCAGCGCGTCTGTCGCACCGCGAAATCGGACTCAACTCAGATGGCTTAGCTTTTGAAGGTGAAATCCACGACTTTATACTTTACGGTCTGGATGACTTTGATATCGTCAATTTCAAGGTCAGCGTTCTGCTAAGCAAAGTCACCTTCGAATTCCACTGGCACAAAGTACATCTGGTCACAAACTACAAAATGGACGTGAACACCGGCAGACAAATGAAATTGGGTCGTAGTGGTGGCGCCAAGTTGGCCATTGAAGATCTGATTGTGGTCGGTTCGGCCAAGTACAGTATGATTGGCAAGTTGCGCCTGAAGGAGTTCAAAATCAGCGCCACCATTGGAGATGTGACGtcggaaattgaaaatttgtcttcaattaaaattatcaataaGAAATTTAACCAAATTATTGAGGAATGGATTATGCTGGCGGTCAATGAGAACACGGAGGAAATGGAGCAGTTATCCAATAAGTACGTGGTGCCATTGGCGAATGATTTGATCGGTGATGCTACTTTGGCTGACATTATTGCTCTGGTAATTGGCaatggcagtggcagtggcagcgGCAGTGGGGGTGACGACGAAGAGCGAACGGAGTGCATCCCACAGGGGAACGAGCGTGCTCTGGATGATGGGACAAAAgttgaatattaa